In Cryptococcus neoformans var. neoformans JEC21 chromosome 5 sequence, one genomic interval encodes:
- a CDS encoding 6-phosphogluconolactonase, putative, whose translation MPHTSAPPVLYSFDDTKHLQSSLANFILKAQADAVAHRGVFTIALSGGSLPNQLRPLADIEGIHWDKWQVFFSDERIVPLDHPDSNYAACAKAFLDHVPIKKEQIHTINTSLFREQTRSDPTAEIKPGEEDAAENEAVDIADDYEKQLVQTFGGGNAARYPTFDLILLGMGPDGHTCSLFPGHELLSENDRWVAEIQDSPKPPKRRITFTYPVLNHAFRCAFVASGEGKQDMLSQILDNPEEGLPCSRVRPNSPGLVFWFVDASASAKIQYPKTEYKWIQAAGEDDPVAVERKKMKSEMDAAVKEGERQ comes from the exons ATGCCCCACACTTCAGCGCCTCCTGTTCTCTACTCGTTCGACGACACCAAGCATCTCCAGTCGTCGCTCGCCAACTTTATCCTCAAAGCTCAGGCAGACGCCGTCGCCCATCGCGGCGTGTTCACGATCGCCCTTTCAGGCGGATCGCTTCCTAACCAGCTCCGTCCCTTGGCGGACATTGAGGGGATTCACTGGGATAAGTGGCAAGTTTTCTTTTCGGACGAGCGTATTGTGCCCCTGGATCACCCCGATAGCAACTATGCGGCCTGCGCCAAGGCGTTCTTGGACCATGTGCCAATCAAAAAGGAGCAGATTCACACTATCAACACCTCGCTCTTCCGGGAACAGACCCGCTCAGACCCTACTGCTGAGATCAAGccgggggaggaggatgcggCGGAGAACGAGGCCGTTGATATCGCAGACGACTATGAAAAGCAGCTCGTCCAGACTTTTGGCGGGGGCAATGCTGCTCGATACCCTACCTTtgacctcatcctcctcggtATGGGTCCCGACGGCCACACTTGCTCCCTGTTCCCCGGCCATGAGCTTTTGTCCGAGAACGACAGGTGGGTTGCGGAGATCCAGGACAGCCCCAAGCCTCCCAAGAGAAGAATCACCTTTAC tTACCCCGTGCTGAACCACGCTTTCCGATGTGCATTCGTTGCTTCAGGTGAAGGCAAGCAGGATATGCTCTCTCAAATTCTTGACAACCCTGAAGAAGGCCTTCCATGCTCTCGCGTCCGCCCCAACTC CCCCGGTCTCGTATTCTGGTTCGTTGACGCTTCCGCTTCGGCCAAGATCCAGTACCCCAAGACCGAATACAAGTGGATCCAGGCTGCGGGCGAGGATGACCCAGTCGCCgtcgagaggaagaagatgaagagtgaGATGGATGCCGCCG